Genomic segment of Cronobacter dublinensis subsp. dublinensis LMG 23823:
CGTGAGCCAGAGCGACTCGGGCAGCGCGTCGGCGAGCGTTATAAGGCGCTGCTGCCATGCCGCGACGTCCTCACGGCGACGCTGCCGCTGCTGCCAGCGGGCATTCAGCGCCTCATAAACCGCCGCCGCCCGCCGCGCCTGTTGCAGTTGCGCCTTTTGCGCGCTAATGGCGAGGGTTTGGGCCTCGAGCTGGTGCTGGAGCGCCAGCTGGTGCCTTGTGATAACGCGATAACCGATGCCTGCCACAAGCGCTACCGCTAACGCGCAGAGAAGAAAAACGCCGCCCCACCGAATAAGCCGCGTGCGCCGCCGCACATGCCGCCACGGCAGCAAATTCACATGCCGTCGCATTACGCCGCTCCCAGCGCCAGGCCAATCGCGACAGCGAAGCGCCAGGGGTTATCCGGCGTCGGCGGACAGGGCCGGGCAATGGCCTGCCACGGGTCAAACGTCTGCCAGCCGCCGTCTTTTTCCGGTAACGCGCCGCACAGCGCTATCTCCTGCGCCTGTACGCCAAGCTGCGCGCCAAGCGCCGCCAGCCCCCCGGCACCCGGCATGGCGCACACGCCCCAGCGTTCGCGGGTCGCCCACAGCCACTGCGCGCCCGACTGCGCCACCACGACCTGACAGGCGTCGCCGGTGTAAGGGAAAAAGCCAGCCAGCACGCTGGCATCGGGCGTCAGCGCGGCAGGCGTAAAGCGCAACGCGCGGGCGCAGTTCATGAGCTCCGCCACCTCCGCAGCGCGGGCGGCGGTAACGGCATACGCGTTGCCATTCGGGCTTTCGGCATAATCAAAAGCCAGCGCGTCGGGCGGCAGGGAAAGCTGACGCGCCGCGACGGCACCGAGCCACGCCTCGCACTCCGGCTCGCACAGCGCCGTCACGGGCCGGGGAAGCTCCCGTTGCAGCGTGCGCTGCGCCGGAAACCCGAGCCGGATCGACGCCGTGCGCGGCAGCTGCGCGCGCCACGGCGTTAACGTCTCAATCAGCGCCTCGCGCCGCTGTTCGTCGCCCTCCCCCGGCGAGAGCGGCAGCGCCCACCAGCGCTGCTGCTTCCAGCCGCCTCGCTCGTAGGTCAGCGCGACCGCCATAACGCTATCTGTTTGAATATGTAAACCAATTTGCCATTGTCTGCCGATCATTTCCGAGGTTCTCCCTGTCCCGTCAAATGAAAATGCCATATCAATGCTTCTGGCTTGCCTTTATACTACCGCGCGGTTGTTTATAAACTGCCCAACAGAAACTAAATGGGAAATCCTCGGTGAAGTTCGTAAAGTATTTATTCTTCCTTGCAGTCTTTTGCATTCTGCTGGGAGCCGGCTCGATCTACGGTCTGTATAAATTTATTGAGCCGCAGTTGCCTGACGTCGCCACGCTGAAAGATGTGCGGCTGCAGATCCCTATGCAGATCTATAGCGCCGACGGCGAATTGATCGCGCAGTACGGCGAAAAACGCCGCATTCCGCTGACGCTGAACCAGATCCCGCCGGAAATGGTAAAAGCGTTTATCGCCACGGAAGATAGCCGCTTCTACGAGCACCACGGGGTCGATCCTATTGGGATCTTCCGCGCCGCGAGCGTCGCGCTTTTCTCCGGCCACGCCTCTCAGGGCGCAAGTACCATTACGCAGCAGCTGGCGCGTAACTTCTTTTTAAGCCCGGAACGCACGCTGATGCGTAAAATCAAGGAGGCTTTTCTCGCGGTGCGTATTGAGCAACTGCTGACGAAAGATGAGATCCTTGAGCTTTACCTGAATAAGATTTACCTCGGCTATCGCGCCTACGGCGTGGGCGCCGCCGCGCAGGTCTATTTCGGCAAAACGGTCGACCAGCTTTCCTTAAGTGAAATCGCAGTCATTGCCGGTCTGCCGAAAGCGCCATCGACCTTTAACCCGCTCTATTCGCTCGACCGTGCCACCGCACGCCGCAACGTTGTGCTCTCGCGTATGCTGAGCGAGGGCTACATCAGCCAGTCGCAGTATGACGACGCGCGCAGCGAAACCATCAACGCCAACTATCACGCGCCGGAAATCGCGTTTTCCGCGCCGTACCTGACCGAAATGGTGCGTCAGGAGATGATCAGCCGTTACGGCGAGAAGGCCTATGAGGACGGTTATAAGGTCTACACCACCATTACCCGCCGTATTCAGCAGGCCGCGCAAAAAGCAGTGCGCGACAACGTGATGGATTACGACATGCGTCACGGCTACCGCGGCCCGTCTAACGTGCTATGGCGCGTGGGCGAAGCGGCGTGGGATGACAAAAAAATCACGGACTCGCTGAAGGCGCTGCCGACCTACGGGCCGCTGCTGCCCGCCGTGGTGACCTCAGCAAACCCCGACGAAGCCACCGCCCTGCTGGCGGACAGCTCGTCGGTCTCGCTGAAGATGGACGGCGTGCGCTGGGCGCGGCCTTACCGCTCTGACACCGCGCAGGGCCCGACGCCGCGCCGCGTTACCGACGTGTTGCAGGCAGGCCAGCAGATCTGGGTGCGTAAGGTCGATGACAGCTGGTGGCTGGCTCAGGTGCCGGACGTCAACTCAGCGCTGGTCTCCATCAACCCCAAAGATGGCTCGGTACTGGCGCTGGTCGGCGGCTTTGATTTCAACCAAAGCAAATTTAACCGCGCCACCCAGGCGCTGCGCCAGGTAGGCTCCAACATCAAGCCGTTCCTGTATACGGCAGCGATGGACAAGGGCCTGACGCTCGCCAGCATTCTGAACGACGTGCCGATTTCCCGCTGGGATGCGGGTGCTGGCTCCGACTGGCGTCCGAAAAACTCCCCGCCGGAATACGCGGGGCCAATTCGTCTGCGTCAGGGCCTCGGACAGTCGAAAAACGTGGTGATGGTGCGCGCCATGCGTGCGATGGGCGTCGACTACGCGGCGGAATATCTACAGCGCTTCGGCTTCCCGGCGCAGAATATCGTGCATACCGAATCGCTGGCGCTGGGCTCTGCCTCCTTCACGCCGCTGCAGGTCGCGCGCGGTTATGCAGTAATGGCGAACGGCGGCTTCCTGGTAGATCCGTGGTTTATCAGCAAAATCACCAACGACCAGGGCGAGCCGCTGTTTGAAGCGAAGCCGAAAATCGCCTGCCCGGAGTGTGATATTCCGGTTATCTACGGCGAAACGCCGAAGTCTGACGTGCTGGAGAATAAAGACGTAGAAAACGTCGCCACCTCCGCTGAGCAGCAGAACGCGCCGGTGCCGATGCCGCAGCTTGAGCAGGCGAACCGCGATCTGGTCGCGCAGAGCCCGGCGCCGCAGTACGCGCCGCACGTGATAGGCACGCCGCTGTCGTTTTTGATTAAGAGCGCGCTGAACAGCAATATCTTCGGCGAGCCCGGCTGGCAGGGGACCGGCTGGCGCGCCGGACGCGACCTCCAGCGTCATGATATCGGCGGTAAAACCGGTACGACCAATAGCTCGAAAGATGCCTGGTTCTCAGGCTACGGGCCGGGCGTCGTAACGTCTGTCTGGATTGGCTTTGACGATCACCGTCGCGATCTGGGTCGCACCACGGCTTCCGGCGCGATTAAAAATCAGATCTCCGGTTACGAGGGCGGCGCGAAAAGCGCGCAGCCCGCCTGGGACGCGTATATGAAAGCCGCGCTGGAAGGCGTGCCGGAAGAGCCGTTAACGCCACCGCCAGGCGTGGTGACGGTCAATATCGACCGCAGCACCGGTCAGCTGGCGAACGGCGGCAACAGCCGCGCGGAGTACTTTATCGAAGGCACGCAACCGACCCAGCAGGCCGTGCATGAAGTCGGCACGACGATTATCGATAACGGCGAAACTCACGAGCTGTTCTGATAAAACGACAAACGCCCCGTCAGGGGCGTTTTTTTGTTACGGCTCGCGCGGTGAAACCGCCCTGTAACGGGGCGTTTTGCTTTCTACAGCCTGCCGTGCATCTTCAGCCATTCACGCACTAAAAACAGCGCGCTGACGTTGCGCGCCTCGCTGAAATCCGGGTCTTCAAGCAGATCCATCATGTGCGCCAGCGGCCAGCGCTCCTGCACCAGCGGCTCCGGCTCGTCGCCCTGCAACGTCTCCGGATATAGATCTTCCGCCACCAGGATATTCATTTTGCTGGAGAAATAAGACGGCGCCATGGTGAGTTTTTTCAGGAAAGAGAGCTGATTTGCGCCGAAACCGACCTCTTCTTTTAATTCACGGTTTGCCGCTTCATAGATATTTTCGCCCGGATCGATAAGCCCTTTGGTAAAGCCCAGCTCATAGGATTCGGTGCCGACGGCGTATTCGCGGATTAATATCAGATGATCGTCGATAATCGGCACGATCATGACCGCCTCGCGCTCAGAAGGACGCATACGTTCATAGACGCGCTGTTCGCCGTTGCTGAACTCAAGACTCACCTGCTCGACGCTGAAAAGCCGTGAACGGGCGACGGTTTCGATATTTAAAATAGTGGGTTTTTGCAGGGATTTATTCATATTAACCGGCCACCGGGTAACAACATCTCCGCTCATTGTGCGACACACCGCACGGTTCCGGCAATCCGAATCGTTTTTTTATTTACATTCCTGCAACCTCGCACGCGCATAAAACCCAAATACCCATTTGTGTCAAGAGGTTGAATTTAAAATAAGAATTTGCTGATATTTCCGCGCTTCTCGCTTTGCTAACATTGATTTACTGCTGGTATGCCTCAAATAATTTCACTCAAATTGAATCCATACCTGTCGATTTTTGTTCATTGTTCTGCCTTAATGTTGCATGAGCAATACTTGTTTACATTTGCACTGAGTACCGTGATTTGATGGGGAAAGCATGAGCACTTTGTTGATTTTCGTCGCTGCTATGCTGGCCTGCATCGTCATTGCAGGCTGGTGGATAAAGCGCAAAATTCGCCCCCGTCATCCCCGTTTACCCGCCCAGGTTTTTGCTGGCGCCACGACCCGTAAACTCAGCAGTGAAGAGCGTAGCGCCATCGAAAGCTATCTGGAAACGCTCTCGCGTTTTCAGGATTCACCGACGCCGACCGGTGCCATCAAAGCGCCTGTAAAATTAACGCTGACGCAGAACAGCAATACCGTCTACAGCATTCGTCGCGCCATCACCCGCTATGGCCTTTCGTCTGACGATCCGAACAAATGGCGCTACTACCTCGATTCGGTAGAAGTGCACCTGCCGCCGTTCTGTGAGCAATACATCACTGACGACAATAGCGTCGAGCTTATCCGTACCGCAACCCTGCCGCTGGTTATCTCGCTTAACGGCCACTCGCTGCAGGAACATGTGCATGAAGCGCGCGGCTACGTGCTCGAAGGCCCTGCATCCGGCCTGGCGTCGATTCGCGGCGAAGAGAGCGAACAGATTGAGTTGCTCAATATTCGCCAGGAGACGCAGGAAGAGCACGCGCTTGGCCGCCCGGACGGGTTACGCGAAGCGCTGCTGATCTGCGCGTCGTTCGTGCTGTTTTTCCTCTGTCTTGTCACGCCGCCGGTCATGCTGCCGTGGCTTGCGGGCGGCGCTATTCTGCTCCTCGGCGCGGGTCTGTGGGGGCTGTATGCGCCGCCTGCGAAAACCGCGCTGCGCGAAATCCATTGCCTGCGCGGCACGCCGAAACGCTGGGGCCTGTTTGGCGAAACCAATCAGGAACAGCTTAATAATATTTCGCTCGGCATTATCGACCTTATCTATCCGGCCCACTGGCAACCGTTTATCGAACACGACTTAGGCCAGAAAACGGATATCGACATTTATATGGACCGCCACGTGGTGCGCCAGGGACGTTTTCTGTCGCTGCATGATGAGGTTAAACACTTCCCGCTCCAGCACTGGATGCGCAGCGCGGTTATCGGCGCGGGCGCGCTGCTGG
This window contains:
- a CDS encoding PilN domain-containing protein; protein product: MRRHVNLLPWRHVRRRTRLIRWGGVFLLCALAVALVAGIGYRVITRHQLALQHQLEAQTLAISAQKAQLQQARRAAAVYEALNARWQQRQRRREDVAAWQQRLITLADALPESLWLTALRFHDDRLEITGNAYEPQALALFEEKLRGLAPFTRLTPGETRREQEGYWRFSVSLQKEPADAPAH
- a CDS encoding pilus assembly protein codes for the protein MAVALTYERGGWKQQRWWALPLSPGEGDEQRREALIETLTPWRAQLPRTASIRLGFPAQRTLQRELPRPVTALCEPECEAWLGAVAARQLSLPPDALAFDYAESPNGNAYAVTAARAAEVAELMNCARALRFTPAALTPDASVLAGFFPYTGDACQVVVAQSGAQWLWATRERWGVCAMPGAGGLAALGAQLGVQAQEIALCGALPEKDGGWQTFDPWQAIARPCPPTPDNPWRFAVAIGLALGAA
- the mrcA gene encoding peptidoglycan glycosyltransferase/peptidoglycan DD-transpeptidase MrcA, whose product is MKFVKYLFFLAVFCILLGAGSIYGLYKFIEPQLPDVATLKDVRLQIPMQIYSADGELIAQYGEKRRIPLTLNQIPPEMVKAFIATEDSRFYEHHGVDPIGIFRAASVALFSGHASQGASTITQQLARNFFLSPERTLMRKIKEAFLAVRIEQLLTKDEILELYLNKIYLGYRAYGVGAAAQVYFGKTVDQLSLSEIAVIAGLPKAPSTFNPLYSLDRATARRNVVLSRMLSEGYISQSQYDDARSETINANYHAPEIAFSAPYLTEMVRQEMISRYGEKAYEDGYKVYTTITRRIQQAAQKAVRDNVMDYDMRHGYRGPSNVLWRVGEAAWDDKKITDSLKALPTYGPLLPAVVTSANPDEATALLADSSSVSLKMDGVRWARPYRSDTAQGPTPRRVTDVLQAGQQIWVRKVDDSWWLAQVPDVNSALVSINPKDGSVLALVGGFDFNQSKFNRATQALRQVGSNIKPFLYTAAMDKGLTLASILNDVPISRWDAGAGSDWRPKNSPPEYAGPIRLRQGLGQSKNVVMVRAMRAMGVDYAAEYLQRFGFPAQNIVHTESLALGSASFTPLQVARGYAVMANGGFLVDPWFISKITNDQGEPLFEAKPKIACPECDIPVIYGETPKSDVLENKDVENVATSAEQQNAPVPMPQLEQANRDLVAQSPAPQYAPHVIGTPLSFLIKSALNSNIFGEPGWQGTGWRAGRDLQRHDIGGKTGTTNSSKDAWFSGYGPGVVTSVWIGFDDHRRDLGRTTASGAIKNQISGYEGGAKSAQPAWDAYMKAALEGVPEEPLTPPPGVVTVNIDRSTGQLANGGNSRAEYFIEGTQPTQQAVHEVGTTIIDNGETHELF
- the nudE gene encoding ADP compounds hydrolase NudE, with protein sequence MNKSLQKPTILNIETVARSRLFSVEQVSLEFSNGEQRVYERMRPSEREAVMIVPIIDDHLILIREYAVGTESYELGFTKGLIDPGENIYEAANRELKEEVGFGANQLSFLKKLTMAPSYFSSKMNILVAEDLYPETLQGDEPEPLVQERWPLAHMMDLLEDPDFSEARNVSALFLVREWLKMHGRL